One window of the Spirochaetia bacterium 38H-sp genome contains the following:
- a CDS encoding radical SAM protein: MNSFPFLDNIRHIYVTEDALDFPATQRAKNAHLSATWHLVKTKNDIPAEHLNRETLLITCHSGRMLHPCPGTRGHVCCNYLTIDLYEGCPLGCSYCIMQSYLNFAPMIINVDTKRPISELIKLAKDNPDAEIRVGTGEVGDSNYLDPVFRLSEEFIRALAPYNNISFEVKTKTAWIDHLLDIEPKGRAVIAFSVNPQRVIDEEDGDAAGLEERLTAAEKAIKAGYRLAFHFDPIIAIGEWQKEYGQVIDMLGRFDASRIAWISMGTIRYPAALRKKMADRPYLYDEFIPSKDGKFRYLQKRRVEIYSRIKEELNKALPGAPVYMCMESSAVWKKVFGSLPQKQQELCNIFKRVKTDIYREEH; encoded by the coding sequence ATGAACTCTTTTCCTTTCTTGGATAATATTAGGCATATTTATGTGACAGAGGATGCTCTGGATTTTCCTGCAACACAGAGGGCAAAAAATGCCCATTTATCTGCTACCTGGCATCTTGTCAAAACCAAGAATGATATTCCTGCAGAGCATCTCAACAGAGAAACTCTGCTTATAACCTGCCACAGCGGCAGAATGCTTCATCCCTGTCCGGGAACAAGAGGGCATGTCTGCTGTAATTATCTTACAATAGATTTATACGAAGGTTGTCCTCTTGGTTGCTCTTACTGCATTATGCAGAGTTATCTCAATTTTGCTCCTATGATTATCAATGTGGATACAAAAAGACCTATATCAGAACTTATAAAGCTCGCAAAAGATAATCCGGATGCTGAGATACGTGTGGGGACAGGTGAGGTAGGAGATTCCAATTATCTTGATCCGGTTTTTAGGCTTTCAGAGGAGTTTATCAGAGCTCTTGCTCCTTATAATAATATTTCCTTTGAGGTTAAGACCAAGACAGCATGGATAGACCATCTTCTGGATATCGAGCCCAAGGGTAGGGCTGTTATTGCTTTTTCTGTTAATCCTCAGAGGGTAATAGATGAAGAGGATGGTGATGCCGCAGGTCTGGAAGAACGTCTTACTGCAGCAGAAAAAGCAATAAAGGCTGGTTATAGGTTGGCTTTTCATTTTGATCCTATTATAGCAATAGGCGAATGGCAAAAAGAGTACGGGCAGGTTATAGATATGCTTGGCAGATTTGACGCAAGCAGGATTGCCTGGATAAGTATGGGTACTATACGTTATCCTGCTGCCCTCAGAAAAAAAATGGCAGACAGGCCGTATCTGTATGACGAGTTTATTCCATCAAAGGATGGTAAGTTTAGGTACTTACAGAAAAGAAGAGTGGAGATATATAGCCGCATAAAAGAGGAACTTAATAAGGCTCTGCCAGGTGCACCTGTATATATGTGTATGGAGAGTTCTGCTGTATGGAAAAAAGTTTTTGGCAGTTTGCCACAGAAACAGCAGGAACTTTGCAATATATTTAAAAGGGTAAAAACAGATATATACAGGGAGGAACACTGA
- a CDS encoding cache domain-containing protein yields the protein MKQLPRLFLLIIYLGVVIFISLNLGTGSSSHDISMVKEAEELAVSSAKKAATLIDTAEYFAIEEEKENFNIIKKELENRLDIALEFLKAYSELAKNGYISKAQAQKIAKDRLRNLRYNSEGYFFADSLSYISLVNPPNPEQEGLNREKLTDIKGKKYIKELIDGARDKYPYYVEYYFPHLSGGDPVKKLGIAGVFEDWGWAIGTSEYMDVQEKRWAERRKKAMEAILKQTSANNLYIVNPDNTIQANNKGLLKNIPESEVSSFLSTREESTVYKKDSDVYVIAKANTKNGYTVLSIEKTRLINVSSVAVPTYVPILLVLSSIIMAILMLLISDRKNQKEYKMPTEKTELGYKEENKETIKSSSIQTQYDQVQGNREDENGDKKTDVFDSTHSKTQQQGSIAELTTYRESIVQNKIDYTEDKHTSMLSEEHKKGIEEALTFVSQRIKDIEEIESAITAVKTEQTRLGLQIEKINKLMESLSSDVFFDIPLINSADESIARLKEASNLLESLSAHSKETFSTVETIYSTTVNINDFLHAIEDISERINILALNAAIEAAHAGDAGRGFAVVASEVKKLAAATAENTKKISTSIGELNNVIRSRTSFSSRLKIDTTRPARLISQAISSLEEQRRSERPSDTSVSKIKEIVGEIRQSVSDMLSMCHSLSAIDSSYLSKLADSLKGLRDKIVSLL from the coding sequence ATGAAACAGCTTCCGAGATTGTTTTTGCTAATTATATACCTTGGCGTAGTTATATTTATAAGTTTAAACCTTGGAACAGGCTCTTCTTCTCATGATATCAGTATGGTAAAGGAAGCGGAAGAATTGGCTGTGTCTTCCGCAAAAAAAGCTGCCACACTCATAGATACGGCTGAATACTTTGCCATAGAAGAAGAAAAGGAAAATTTTAATATCATAAAAAAGGAACTTGAAAACAGACTTGATATAGCTCTGGAATTTCTAAAAGCGTATTCCGAGCTTGCAAAAAACGGGTATATAAGCAAAGCTCAGGCTCAGAAGATTGCAAAAGACAGGCTTAGGAACCTAAGATACAACTCAGAAGGCTATTTTTTTGCGGATTCTCTTTCCTATATTTCTCTGGTAAATCCGCCTAATCCTGAGCAGGAAGGTCTCAACAGAGAAAAGCTTACCGACATAAAAGGAAAAAAATATATAAAGGAGCTCATAGACGGAGCAAGGGATAAATATCCTTATTATGTGGAATACTATTTTCCTCATTTGTCAGGTGGTGACCCGGTAAAAAAACTGGGTATTGCAGGTGTTTTTGAAGACTGGGGCTGGGCAATAGGTACATCGGAGTATATGGATGTACAAGAAAAAAGATGGGCAGAAAGAAGAAAAAAGGCAATGGAAGCTATTCTCAAACAGACTTCTGCCAACAATCTTTATATCGTCAATCCAGATAACACTATACAAGCTAATAATAAGGGATTGTTAAAAAACATACCAGAGTCAGAGGTTTCTTCTTTCCTTTCTACAAGGGAGGAAAGTACAGTCTATAAAAAGGATTCTGATGTCTATGTTATAGCAAAGGCAAATACAAAAAACGGATACACTGTTCTTAGTATTGAGAAAACAAGGCTGATAAATGTAAGCTCGGTCGCAGTGCCTACATATGTTCCTATACTGCTTGTTCTATCAAGTATAATAATGGCTATTCTTATGCTTTTGATATCAGACAGGAAGAATCAAAAAGAATATAAAATGCCAACAGAAAAAACAGAGCTAGGATATAAAGAAGAAAATAAGGAAACAATAAAAAGTAGTTCTATACAGACTCAATATGACCAGGTTCAAGGAAACAGAGAAGATGAAAACGGTGATAAGAAAACTGATGTCTTTGATAGTACTCACTCAAAGACGCAACAGCAAGGAAGTATAGCCGAATTAACAACATATAGGGAGTCAATTGTCCAAAATAAGATAGACTATACTGAGGATAAACATACCAGTATGCTGTCAGAAGAGCATAAAAAAGGGATAGAGGAGGCTCTTACTTTTGTATCGCAAAGGATAAAGGATATAGAGGAGATAGAGTCTGCCATTACTGCAGTAAAAACAGAACAAACTAGGCTTGGTTTACAGATTGAGAAGATAAACAAGCTTATGGAAAGTCTGTCCAGCGATGTTTTTTTTGATATTCCGCTTATCAATTCTGCAGATGAGAGTATTGCAAGATTAAAAGAGGCTTCCAATCTTCTGGAAAGTCTTTCTGCTCATAGTAAAGAGACTTTTTCTACGGTAGAGACAATATATTCTACTACTGTCAATATCAATGATTTTCTTCATGCAATTGAGGATATATCGGAGAGGATTAATATTCTTGCTCTCAATGCTGCCATAGAGGCGGCTCATGCTGGAGATGCCGGCAGAGGGTTTGCTGTGGTTGCTTCCGAGGTTAAAAAGCTTGCTGCTGCAACAGCAGAGAATACTAAGAAGATTTCTACTAGTATAGGCGAGCTTAACAATGTTATCCGCAGCAGAACAAGTTTTAGTTCTAGGCTCAAGATAGATACAACAAGACCAGCAAGGCTTATATCTCAGGCTATTTCTTCTCTTGAAGAACAAAGGAGATCTGAACGACCATCCGATACTAGTGTGTCTAAGATCAAAGAGATTGTAGGAGAGATAAGGCAATCAGTTTCCGATATGCTGAGTATGTGTCATAGTTTATCAGCTATTGATTCTTCTTACCTTTCCAAGCTTGCTGATTCTCTTAAGGGATTAAGGGATAAGATTGTTTCTTTGTTGTGA
- a CDS encoding ATP-binding protein — protein sequence MLHVILKKLLVVFIFLSGFSILYADTEHFLINLSGQWQIEGMDFKVDKHFVDMPIRYKMPVEKGTVILRKKFIVPYELGIEKLYLMVERLPGAYKYYFNGYYIGEEGGFPPKFFHSYREIFVRYIPVDFINWGRENELVIIAAQEKSEIRIFDVGFINSDNAKFIKNIKNFLNVRIYGYFGFLTFFVAIYFFAHYRSPVKITEKRSYLFYSLSNIFMSYYFFRMSYPFPFLPPVFSYTLSKAAIVLAFAYLQLFYFDFFSLRINPRLKRFILYFAWSIVGIMFFIAKDYQLAERAFALGLVASMAFLIGYIAVSVHAVRRRLSEATGMLLGTSVLVLSAIHDIGYKVAGVLPVLWLQGIGAFVFEVFIFSNLALKTMRMRAEVENFSRKIEQEVSQRTADLNKLNAKLQQISREKSLFIANISHEMRTPLTSIVGYAEMLKDKADGEISKIADIVFREGIKLRDLINQVMDISKIEQGRMEVEKKVFSPKETANMIKESLDIAARKKHVELRLQLPDSCPDWIKGDEVKFEHVLRNLVSNAVKFTENGHVDIKMFVKDNTENILFVEVEDTGYGIPEDKLEKIFLPFEQADNSTTRRFGGSGLGLYIVKEYVKLMGGDVSIESTVGKGTRAVFYIPYAEADYAEHPHTTEETIDINDVNLDGVSVLFADDYPQNQELVSTFLTDAGARVDIASDGAKAVNMVLAQQYDIVLMDIHMPTMDGLEATRRIRARGLVSIPIIAITADTYKEDVDRFMAAGMSGVLPKPIRKKELLSLVNDIVKNRKLSQEETRFSDSSISDYGDDIYGGLVSFVEEFGEMKQKALEILSGFIDECDNQWKRIDAAWEKRDWTSFHREVHSLKGGAANVYAEALRRAALEVEKAAKAHLEDGMESRLDSLRSVYAEFKAAVTDFLDMRGYNK from the coding sequence ATGTTACATGTGATTTTAAAAAAATTGCTTGTTGTTTTTATTTTTTTATCTGGATTTTCCATTCTATATGCTGATACAGAACATTTTCTTATCAATCTTAGCGGACAATGGCAGATAGAAGGCATGGATTTTAAGGTGGATAAACATTTTGTGGATATGCCAATTAGATATAAAATGCCCGTAGAAAAGGGCACCGTGATATTGAGAAAAAAGTTTATCGTTCCTTATGAGCTTGGCATTGAGAAACTATATCTTATGGTTGAGCGCCTTCCCGGTGCATATAAGTATTATTTTAACGGATATTATATAGGAGAAGAAGGAGGTTTCCCTCCTAAGTTTTTTCATTCTTACAGAGAGATATTTGTAAGATATATTCCTGTTGATTTTATAAATTGGGGCAGAGAGAATGAGCTTGTAATTATAGCTGCACAGGAGAAAAGTGAGATAAGAATATTCGATGTAGGTTTTATAAACTCTGATAATGCCAAGTTTATAAAAAACATAAAAAACTTTCTTAATGTGAGGATTTACGGCTACTTTGGCTTTCTTACATTTTTTGTGGCTATATACTTTTTTGCCCATTACAGAAGCCCCGTAAAAATAACAGAAAAGAGAAGTTATCTGTTCTATTCTCTAAGCAATATTTTTATGAGTTACTATTTTTTTAGAATGTCCTATCCGTTTCCTTTTTTGCCACCTGTTTTCTCCTATACTTTGTCTAAGGCTGCGATTGTTCTTGCCTTTGCATATTTGCAGCTTTTCTATTTTGATTTTTTTTCTTTGAGAATAAACCCGAGGCTCAAACGCTTTATACTGTATTTTGCATGGTCAATTGTGGGAATTATGTTTTTTATAGCAAAGGATTATCAGCTTGCAGAGAGGGCATTTGCATTGGGGCTTGTGGCTTCCATGGCTTTTCTTATAGGGTATATTGCTGTATCCGTACATGCTGTACGCAGAAGACTGAGTGAGGCTACGGGGATGCTGCTAGGCACATCTGTGCTTGTTCTTTCTGCCATCCATGATATCGGCTATAAGGTTGCCGGAGTTCTGCCCGTATTATGGCTACAGGGGATAGGAGCCTTTGTCTTTGAGGTCTTTATCTTTTCCAACCTTGCTCTCAAAACAATGAGAATGAGAGCAGAAGTTGAGAACTTCTCCAGAAAAATAGAGCAGGAAGTTTCCCAGAGGACAGCGGATTTAAATAAGCTCAATGCTAAGCTCCAGCAGATAAGCCGCGAGAAGAGCCTGTTTATTGCCAACATAAGTCATGAGATGCGTACTCCTCTCACATCCATTGTAGGCTATGCTGAGATGCTCAAGGACAAGGCGGATGGAGAAATCTCAAAAATAGCTGATATTGTTTTTAGAGAAGGTATTAAGCTTAGAGACCTTATCAATCAAGTGATGGATATTTCCAAGATAGAACAGGGGAGAATGGAGGTTGAGAAGAAAGTATTTTCTCCCAAGGAAACCGCAAATATGATTAAAGAATCGCTTGATATTGCAGCCAGAAAGAAGCATGTGGAGCTCAGGTTACAACTGCCTGATTCCTGTCCGGATTGGATAAAAGGAGACGAAGTAAAATTTGAGCATGTCCTCAGAAACCTTGTTTCCAATGCTGTAAAGTTTACAGAAAACGGTCATGTTGATATTAAAATGTTTGTAAAAGATAATACCGAGAACATCCTCTTTGTCGAGGTAGAGGATACGGGCTACGGTATACCAGAAGATAAGCTGGAAAAGATTTTTCTGCCTTTTGAACAGGCTGACAATTCTACCACACGACGCTTTGGCGGGTCAGGCCTGGGCCTATATATTGTAAAAGAATACGTCAAGCTTATGGGGGGAGATGTTTCCATAGAAAGTACTGTTGGTAAGGGAACGAGGGCCGTTTTCTATATCCCGTATGCTGAGGCAGACTATGCCGAGCATCCTCATACTACTGAAGAAACTATTGATATCAATGATGTAAATCTGGATGGAGTCTCTGTCCTCTTTGCAGATGACTATCCTCAGAATCAGGAGCTTGTGAGTACATTTTTGACCGACGCGGGCGCAAGGGTTGATATTGCTTCCGACGGTGCAAAAGCAGTCAACATGGTTTTGGCACAACAGTATGATATTGTTCTTATGGATATACATATGCCTACTATGGATGGACTTGAGGCCACAAGGCGGATAAGAGCCAGAGGTCTAGTATCCATACCCATCATTGCTATCACTGCTGATACCTATAAAGAAGATGTTGACAGGTTTATGGCAGCAGGGATGTCTGGAGTTCTTCCAAAACCTATAAGGAAAAAAGAGCTTCTGAGCCTTGTAAACGATATTGTAAAAAACAGAAAACTGTCACAGGAAGAAACACGCTTCTCTGATAGCAGTATTAGTGATTATGGAGATGATATTTATGGCGGCCTTGTATCTTTTGTAGAGGAATTTGGCGAGATGAAGCAGAAAGCACTAGAAATCCTGTCTGGATTTATTGATGAGTGCGATAATCAATGGAAGAGAATAGATGCCGCATGGGAAAAACGCGATTGGACTAGCTTTCACAGAGAGGTTCACTCCTTAAAAGGCGGAGCTGCCAATGTTTATGCCGAGGCTCTAAGAAGAGCGGCTCTTGAGGTGGAAAAAGCCGCAAAGGCACATCTTGAGGATGGAATGGAAAGCCGACTGGATTCTCTCAGAAGCGTCTATGCAGAATTTAAAGCTGCTGTTACGGATTTTCTTGATATGAGGGGATACAACAAATAG
- a CDS encoding DUF6657 family protein: protein MGEIKSALEKALERAASIKPDKEKLEESQYITEGKQLAAKILSGEEADIKKELKKYKGKQSNWVKKGFADTIIGNLKLPQEKEDLQQLSTLLKALKPIAAQADMIPAVEQQLTQFFTQYLKTVEQYRQAIKQQYSGRLREKEAQLSQQLGREVKISPEADPEYQAIIRQNLAPIEEQYQQHMQQIRKELKQLLGI from the coding sequence ATGGGAGAAATAAAATCAGCATTAGAAAAAGCCCTGGAGCGGGCTGCATCAATAAAACCCGACAAAGAAAAACTAGAAGAAAGCCAATACATAACAGAAGGCAAACAACTTGCGGCAAAAATACTCTCCGGAGAAGAAGCGGACATAAAAAAAGAACTAAAAAAATATAAAGGGAAACAATCTAATTGGGTAAAAAAAGGATTTGCAGACACAATTATTGGCAACCTCAAGCTACCACAAGAAAAAGAAGACCTGCAACAACTCTCCACACTGCTCAAAGCCTTAAAACCAATAGCAGCACAAGCCGATATGATTCCTGCAGTAGAACAACAACTAACACAATTCTTCACGCAATATTTAAAAACAGTAGAGCAATACAGACAAGCAATAAAACAACAATATTCAGGCAGACTAAGAGAAAAAGAAGCCCAGTTATCCCAACAACTTGGTAGAGAAGTAAAAATCTCACCAGAAGCAGATCCAGAATACCAGGCAATAATCAGGCAAAATCTAGCACCTATAGAAGAACAATATCAGCAGCATATGCAGCAAATTAGAAAAGAACTAAAACAACTACTTGGAATATAA
- a CDS encoding 5-formyltetrahydrofolate cyclo-ligase, with translation MTKQELRGIILSETKALATEEKKRQSLIICNKIKQSNIWKKAKTIALYMPLKTEPDIRLLMEEAVKTKKRILLPVIENNTIELVLYKQDVPLVRHSLGFLQPKNTAKESILPELILVPGVAFDNNKKRLGRGGGYYDRLLSSLPPDCIKIGVCYSTQLTKEIPSEKHDIAMDIIITA, from the coding sequence ATGACTAAGCAAGAACTAAGAGGTATAATATTATCAGAAACAAAAGCTCTTGCCACAGAGGAAAAAAAAAGACAGAGTCTCATAATCTGCAACAAAATAAAACAAAGCAATATCTGGAAAAAAGCAAAAACAATAGCGCTATACATGCCACTGAAAACAGAACCTGACATACGGCTTCTTATGGAAGAAGCAGTAAAAACAAAAAAAAGAATTCTACTTCCTGTAATAGAAAACAACACGATAGAACTTGTTCTTTACAAGCAGGATGTACCCCTTGTACGTCACAGCTTGGGATTTCTGCAGCCAAAAAATACTGCAAAAGAATCCATTCTGCCAGAGCTAATACTAGTCCCCGGCGTAGCATTTGACAACAATAAAAAAAGACTCGGCAGGGGAGGAGGCTACTATGACAGACTACTCTCCTCCCTTCCTCCAGACTGCATAAAAATAGGAGTATGCTACAGCACTCAGCTAACAAAAGAAATCCCATCAGAAAAACACGACATAGCAATGGACATTATAATCACAGCATAA
- a CDS encoding RidA family protein: protein MRKIHTKNAPEAIGPYSQAIKIGNTLYCSGQIGISPETGKIKNTTIEEEATQTLENLKTVIEAAGFAITDTVKCTIYLTNMSDFSKINEIYASYFSHKPARSTVAVKELPAGARVEIDCIAVKND, encoded by the coding sequence ATGAGAAAAATACATACAAAAAATGCACCAGAAGCGATAGGACCTTATAGCCAAGCAATAAAAATAGGTAACACGCTCTACTGCTCCGGACAGATAGGGATATCCCCAGAAACAGGCAAGATAAAAAACACAACCATAGAAGAAGAAGCAACACAAACTCTAGAAAATCTCAAAACCGTGATAGAAGCCGCAGGATTCGCTATTACAGATACAGTAAAATGCACAATATACCTGACAAATATGTCGGATTTTTCAAAAATCAATGAGATATATGCAAGCTATTTTTCTCACAAACCAGCAAGATCAACTGTCGCTGTAAAGGAGTTGCCTGCCGGTGCAAGAGTAGAGATAGACTGCATAGCAGTAAAAAATGACTAA
- a CDS encoding lactate utilization protein, producing the protein MKIYASFINNRIKILEKNLRKRGFGFFFASTTEELHIHIKEIIEENSIVSWGGSVTLEETGIKELLRNGNYNILDREQAESPEEIEEIYHKALSADFYLMSTSAISLDGQLVNIDGRGNRLAALIYGPRKVIIITGYNKITSTLEEAMARLKNTAAPLNAIRLHKKTPCTKETICRDCLGQDSICSHTVITRRSVPEGRIHIVMLGEESGL; encoded by the coding sequence ATGAAAATATATGCGAGTTTCATTAATAACAGGATAAAAATCCTGGAAAAAAATCTTAGAAAACGAGGATTTGGCTTTTTCTTTGCCAGCACAACAGAAGAATTGCACATACATATAAAAGAAATAATAGAAGAAAACAGTATTGTTTCTTGGGGTGGATCTGTAACACTGGAAGAAACAGGGATAAAAGAGCTGCTGAGGAATGGAAACTACAATATTCTGGACAGAGAGCAGGCAGAAAGTCCGGAAGAAATAGAAGAAATATACCACAAAGCACTATCTGCAGATTTCTATCTTATGAGTACAAGTGCAATAAGCCTGGACGGACAACTTGTAAACATAGACGGCAGAGGCAACAGGCTTGCAGCACTCATCTACGGTCCCCGCAAGGTGATAATAATAACAGGATACAACAAGATAACATCTACTTTAGAAGAAGCAATGGCAAGGCTTAAAAACACGGCAGCTCCACTCAATGCAATAAGGCTTCACAAAAAAACACCCTGTACAAAGGAAACTATATGCAGGGACTGCCTCGGTCAGGATAGCATATGCAGTCATACGGTCATAACAAGAAGATCCGTACCAGAAGGACGCATCCACATAGTAATGCTGGGAGAAGAATCAGGCCTCTAA
- a CDS encoding STAS domain-containing protein, protein MEKLEIIQYILEDEELIFFLPKTIRAQDAYSMYKYAEKLLQEKQPRMLLVDLSSTEYMDSTTIGTFLKLRSWMKAHGGSFFIANINKESARILREMHLYDYFNHFTNDLLAQIKKHVCNNLPQIDKNKLAAWYIKDAHECLIKAAPQLKESFLPLLKALQSKIAASQENVAHKH, encoded by the coding sequence ATGGAGAAATTAGAGATAATCCAGTATATACTGGAAGATGAAGAACTGATATTTTTTCTGCCAAAAACAATAAGAGCACAAGATGCCTACTCCATGTATAAATACGCAGAAAAACTTCTGCAAGAAAAACAGCCCAGAATGCTGCTTGTTGACTTAAGTTCAACAGAGTATATGGACAGCACAACAATAGGAACCTTTTTAAAGCTTCGTTCATGGATGAAAGCCCATGGAGGAAGCTTTTTTATTGCCAACATCAATAAAGAATCTGCCCGTATACTCAGGGAAATGCATCTTTACGACTACTTTAACCACTTTACCAACGATTTACTTGCACAAATTAAGAAGCATGTGTGCAATAATCTTCCTCAGATAGATAAGAACAAGCTTGCAGCATGGTATATAAAAGACGCCCATGAGTGCTTAATCAAGGCAGCACCCCAGCTAAAAGAAAGCTTTCTGCCTCTTCTCAAAGCACTCCAATCAAAGATTGCAGCTTCCCAAGAAAACGTAGCGCATAAACACTAA